The following coding sequences are from one Ramlibacter henchirensis window:
- the glcF gene encoding glycolate oxidase subunit GlcF, with product MQTHLSPEFAGTPEGAEAEAILRKCVHCGFCTATCPTYQLLGDELDGPRGRIYLIKQVLEGEQPTEKTQLHLDRCLTCRNCESTCPSGVQYGHLVDIGRRIVEEKVPRGRGSKALRWALKEGLTSPVFGPAMKLGQTVRGVLPGALKAKVPARRPGGEWPARVHARKVLLLEGCVQPSMAPNINAATARVLDAAGIQTLVAPEAGCCGAVKFHLNDQDGGLAQMRRNIDAWWPYVERGEVEGVVMNASGCGVTVREYGHHLKQDPHYAAKAARIGELTRDLSELLPDVVPALQDRVRPPAGVLAYHPPCTLQHGQQLRGGVETQLRRLGFDVQVALNESHLCCGSAGTYSVLHPDIATRLRDRKLGHLGALEPSVVLSANIGCITHLQGGTATPVRHWVEVLDESLRAA from the coding sequence GTGCAGACCCACCTGTCCCCCGAATTCGCCGGCACGCCCGAGGGCGCCGAGGCCGAAGCCATCCTGCGCAAGTGCGTGCATTGCGGCTTCTGCACCGCCACCTGCCCCACCTACCAGCTGCTCGGCGACGAGCTCGATGGGCCGCGCGGACGCATCTACCTGATCAAGCAGGTGCTCGAAGGCGAGCAGCCGACCGAGAAGACGCAGCTGCACCTCGATCGCTGCCTGACCTGCCGCAACTGCGAAAGCACCTGCCCGAGCGGCGTGCAGTACGGCCACCTCGTCGACATCGGCCGCCGCATCGTCGAAGAGAAGGTGCCGCGCGGCCGCGGGTCGAAGGCGCTGCGCTGGGCGCTCAAGGAGGGCCTGACGTCACCGGTGTTCGGTCCCGCGATGAAGCTGGGGCAGACGGTGCGGGGCGTGCTGCCCGGTGCACTCAAGGCCAAGGTGCCGGCGCGCCGGCCCGGTGGCGAGTGGCCCGCGCGCGTGCATGCGCGCAAGGTGCTGCTGCTCGAGGGCTGCGTGCAACCGTCGATGGCGCCGAACATCAACGCAGCGACCGCGCGCGTGCTGGATGCCGCGGGCATCCAGACGCTGGTCGCACCGGAGGCGGGCTGCTGCGGCGCCGTGAAATTCCACCTGAACGACCAGGACGGCGGCCTGGCGCAGATGCGCCGCAACATCGATGCGTGGTGGCCCTACGTCGAGCGCGGCGAGGTCGAGGGCGTCGTCATGAACGCCTCCGGCTGCGGCGTGACAGTGCGTGAGTACGGGCATCACCTGAAACAAGATCCGCACTACGCGGCCAAGGCTGCGCGCATCGGCGAACTCACGCGCGACCTGAGCGAACTGCTGCCCGATGTCGTGCCCGCACTGCAGGACAGGGTGCGGCCGCCCGCCGGCGTGCTGGCCTACCACCCTCCGTGCACGCTCCAGCATGGCCAGCAGTTGCGAGGTGGCGTCGAGACGCAGCTGCGCCGACTGGGCTTCGACGTGCAGGTGGCGCTGAACGAATCGCACCTGTGTTGCGGGTCCGCAGGCACCTACTCCGTGCTGCACCCGGACATCGCCACGCGATTGCGTGACCGCAAGCTCGGTCACCTGGGCGCCCTGGAACCTTCCGTCGTGCTCTCGGCCAACATCGGCTGCATCACACACCTGCAAGGCGGCACGGCAACGCCGGTGCGACATTGGGTCGAAGTGCTCGACGAGTCGCTGCGGGCTGCGTGA
- the glcE gene encoding glycolate oxidase subunit GlcE: MDGALSDCIERIRGAFAAGTPLRLRGGGSKDFYGEPAGGEVLDTRGLRGIRSYEPSELVVTVAAGTPLAELEEVLAREGQCLPFEPPHFGGGATVGGMVAAGLSGPARASVGSVRDYVLGLSMVNGRAELLTFGGQVMKNVAGYDVSRLMAGSLGTLGLIVEVSLKVLPRSPAEATLKFELSQRQALERLNAWGGQPLPLNASLWVQEPGGPALYLRLRGARAAVEAACKSLGGEPHDEAVQAAWRACRDQQLPWFAERGGRDLWRLSLPQTAPALDLPEAPLVEWHGAQRWVSAEAQDADRLRRVAAQSGGHATLFRAGPAGSRTQRFHPLQPPLDRIHVELKRQFDPAGIFNRGRLYPEL, translated from the coding sequence ATGGATGGGGCGCTCTCCGACTGCATCGAACGCATCCGCGGCGCCTTCGCCGCGGGCACGCCGCTGCGCCTGCGCGGCGGCGGCAGCAAGGATTTCTACGGCGAGCCCGCCGGCGGCGAGGTGCTCGACACGCGGGGCCTGCGCGGCATCCGCAGCTACGAACCGAGCGAGCTGGTCGTCACCGTCGCGGCCGGCACGCCGCTGGCCGAGCTGGAAGAGGTGCTGGCGCGCGAAGGACAGTGCCTTCCGTTCGAACCGCCGCACTTCGGCGGCGGCGCCACCGTCGGCGGCATGGTGGCCGCGGGGCTCTCGGGCCCGGCGCGCGCCAGCGTCGGTTCGGTGCGCGATTACGTGCTCGGCCTGTCGATGGTCAACGGTCGCGCAGAACTGCTCACGTTCGGCGGGCAGGTGATGAAGAACGTCGCGGGCTATGACGTCTCGCGGCTGATGGCGGGATCGCTCGGCACGCTGGGCCTGATCGTGGAGGTCAGCCTCAAGGTGCTGCCGCGATCGCCCGCCGAAGCCACACTGAAATTCGAGCTCTCGCAGCGTCAAGCGCTCGAGCGCCTGAATGCCTGGGGCGGCCAGCCCTTGCCGCTCAATGCGAGCCTGTGGGTGCAGGAGCCCGGTGGTCCGGCGCTGTACCTGCGGCTGCGCGGCGCACGCGCTGCTGTCGAAGCCGCTTGCAAATCGCTGGGCGGCGAGCCTCACGACGAGGCGGTGCAAGCCGCCTGGCGTGCCTGCCGCGACCAGCAACTACCCTGGTTCGCCGAACGCGGCGGCCGCGACCTGTGGCGCCTTTCGTTGCCGCAAACCGCCCCGGCGCTGGACCTACCCGAAGCGCCGCTGGTCGAGTGGCACGGCGCCCAGCGATGGGTGTCCGCCGAGGCGCAAGACGCCGACCGGCTGCGGCGCGTCGCCGCGCAGTCCGGGGGGCACGCGACGCTGTTCCGCGCGGGCCCGGCCGGCTCGCGCACGCAACGGTTCCATCCGCTGCAGCCGCCGCTGGACCGGATCCACGTCGAGCTCAAGCGTCAGTTCGATCCGGCCGGCATCTTCAACCGCGGCCGCCTGTATCCCGAGCTCTGA
- a CDS encoding SMP-30/gluconolactonase/LRE family protein, with product MNTWRRVVEQPDRLGESPFWHPDEKRLYWVDIPGRRLRRADPGTGACETWPMPQEPGCFAPARRGGWVIALRDGFYRAYEWGGELKLIHRSGHDAATTRFNDGKADPRGRFWAGTMFEPKTRAAGELFSLDCRDGAPRVERMAGGVTTANGLAWSPAGDTVYWSDTPRHLVRAWDWDPGTNRMTRERVFHQFADKPSGWMPGDPGYGGRPDGAAVDAEGHYWCAMYEGGRIVRLSPAGEVVDEIATPMLCPTMPCFGGDDLRTLFVTSAGERSEEERAARPLTGHVVALRVDVPGLPVNFFID from the coding sequence ATGAACACTTGGCGCCGTGTGGTCGAGCAGCCCGACAGGTTGGGCGAATCGCCGTTCTGGCATCCCGATGAGAAGCGGCTCTACTGGGTGGACATCCCCGGCCGCCGCTTGCGCCGCGCCGATCCCGGCACCGGCGCGTGCGAGACCTGGCCCATGCCGCAGGAGCCGGGCTGCTTCGCTCCCGCACGCCGCGGCGGCTGGGTCATCGCGCTGCGCGACGGCTTCTACCGCGCGTACGAGTGGGGCGGCGAGCTCAAGCTGATCCATCGCAGCGGACACGACGCCGCGACCACGCGCTTCAACGACGGCAAGGCCGACCCGCGGGGCCGTTTCTGGGCCGGCACGATGTTCGAACCCAAGACGCGTGCGGCCGGCGAACTGTTCAGCCTGGACTGCCGCGATGGCGCGCCGCGCGTGGAGCGCATGGCCGGCGGCGTGACCACTGCGAATGGCCTGGCCTGGTCTCCCGCGGGCGACACGGTGTACTGGTCCGACACGCCGCGCCACCTGGTCCGCGCGTGGGACTGGGATCCTGGAACCAATCGCATGACGCGCGAGCGCGTCTTCCACCAGTTCGCCGACAAGCCGTCGGGCTGGATGCCGGGCGATCCCGGTTACGGCGGACGGCCCGATGGGGCCGCGGTCGATGCGGAAGGCCACTACTGGTGCGCGATGTACGAGGGCGGCCGCATCGTGCGGCTGTCGCCCGCAGGCGAAGTGGTGGACGAGATCGCCACGCCGATGCTGTGTCCCACCATGCCGTGCTTCGGCGGCGACGACCTGCGCACGCTGTTCGTCACGAGCGCGGGCGAGCGCAGCGAGGAGGAACGCGCCGCACGTCCTCTCACGGGCCATGTGGTCGCGCTTCGGGTCGACGTGCCCGGCCTGCCGGTCAATTTCTTCATCGACTAG
- a CDS encoding ammonium transporter — translation MRKLLASLALGLGLLTGSAVMAQAPAATTPAAAPAATASEPAAAAPAAASAAAPAAAATAAPAAAANAAPAPTPNKGDTAWMTVSTLLVLLMILPGLALFYGGLVRSKNMLSVLMQVFVVSCLMFILWAVYGYSVAFTAGNPFMGGFSKVFLAGITPDSVAATFSKGVVIPELSFVAFQATFAAITCALIVGSFAERIRFPAVLMFVVLWFTFCYLPIAHMVWYWDGPDAITDAKTLETVTANAGWLWAKGALDFAGGTVVHINAGVAGLVGAYVIGKRIGYGKETLAPHNLTLTMVGAALLWVGWFGFNAGSNLEANGVTALAFANTLFATAAATLSWIAGEALSKGKASMLGAASGAVAGLVAITPAAGFVGPMGSIVIGLLAGLICLWGVNGLKRLLGADDSLDVFGVHGVGGILGALLTGVFASPSLGGTGVYDYVANKVNPDYSIASQVWIQFQGVITTVVWSAVVAFIAYKIVDLVIGLRVTEEEEREGLDITSHGETAYNR, via the coding sequence ATGAGAAAGCTTCTCGCATCCCTGGCCCTGGGCCTGGGCCTGCTGACCGGGTCCGCCGTGATGGCGCAGGCGCCGGCCGCCACCACGCCGGCCGCCGCGCCGGCGGCGACCGCCAGTGAGCCGGCCGCCGCGGCGCCTGCCGCTGCCAGCGCGGCCGCGCCTGCGGCTGCCGCCACCGCGGCGCCGGCTGCTGCCGCCAACGCTGCTCCGGCGCCCACGCCCAACAAGGGCGACACCGCCTGGATGACGGTGAGCACGCTGCTGGTGCTGCTGATGATCCTGCCTGGCCTGGCGCTCTTCTACGGCGGCCTGGTGCGCAGCAAGAACATGCTGTCCGTGCTGATGCAGGTCTTCGTGGTCAGCTGCCTGATGTTCATCCTGTGGGCGGTCTACGGCTACAGCGTCGCGTTCACCGCAGGCAACCCGTTCATGGGCGGCTTCAGCAAGGTGTTCCTGGCGGGCATCACGCCGGACTCGGTGGCCGCGACCTTCAGCAAGGGCGTGGTGATTCCCGAGCTGTCGTTCGTCGCCTTCCAGGCCACCTTCGCCGCCATCACCTGCGCCCTGATCGTGGGCTCGTTCGCCGAGCGCATCCGGTTCCCGGCCGTGCTGATGTTCGTGGTGCTCTGGTTCACCTTCTGCTACCTGCCCATCGCCCACATGGTGTGGTACTGGGACGGCCCGGATGCGATCACCGATGCCAAGACGCTCGAGACCGTCACCGCCAACGCGGGCTGGCTGTGGGCCAAGGGCGCTCTCGACTTCGCGGGCGGCACCGTGGTGCACATCAACGCCGGCGTCGCGGGCCTGGTGGGCGCGTACGTGATCGGCAAGCGCATCGGCTACGGCAAGGAAACGCTCGCGCCGCACAACCTCACGCTGACCATGGTGGGCGCGGCCCTGCTGTGGGTGGGCTGGTTCGGCTTCAACGCCGGCTCCAACCTGGAAGCCAACGGCGTCACCGCCCTGGCCTTCGCCAACACGCTGTTCGCCACCGCCGCCGCCACGCTCTCCTGGATCGCCGGCGAGGCGCTGTCCAAGGGCAAGGCCTCGATGCTGGGCGCCGCCTCCGGCGCCGTCGCCGGCCTTGTGGCGATCACCCCGGCCGCCGGCTTCGTCGGCCCGATGGGCTCCATCGTCATCGGCCTCTTGGCCGGTCTGATCTGCCTGTGGGGTGTGAACGGCCTCAAGCGCCTGCTGGGCGCCGACGACTCGCTGGACGTCTTCGGCGTGCACGGCGTGGGCGGCATCCTGGGCGCGCTGCTGACCGGCGTGTTCGCCTCGCCCTCGCTGGGCGGCACGGGCGTGTACGACTACGTGGCCAACAAGGTGAACCCGGACTACTCCATCGCCAGCCAGGTGTGGATCCAGTTCCAGGGCGTGATCACCACCGTGGTCTGGTCCGCCGTGGTCGCCTTCATCGCCTACAAGATCGTCGACCTGGTGATCGGCCTGCGCGTGACCGAAGAGGAAGAGCGCGAAGGGCTGGACATCACGTCGCACGGCGAGACGGCGTACAACCGCTGA
- the glnK gene encoding P-II family nitrogen regulator, with product MKLITAIIKPFKLDEVREALSAIGVQGITVTEVKGFGRQKGHTELYRGAEYVVDFLPKVKIEAAVSEDLVDRVIEAVEGAARTGKIGDGKIFVYDLEQVVRIRTGETGKDAL from the coding sequence ATGAAACTGATCACCGCCATCATCAAGCCCTTCAAGCTCGACGAAGTGCGCGAAGCACTGTCGGCCATCGGCGTGCAGGGCATCACCGTCACCGAGGTCAAGGGCTTCGGCCGGCAGAAGGGCCACACGGAGCTGTACCGCGGCGCCGAGTACGTGGTCGACTTCCTTCCGAAAGTGAAGATCGAGGCCGCGGTCTCGGAGGACCTCGTCGACCGCGTCATCGAAGCCGTGGAGGGCGCGGCCCGCACCGGCAAGATCGGTGACGGAAAGATCTTCGTCTACGACCTCGAGCAGGTCGTGCGCATCCGCACCGGCGAGACCGGCAAGGACGCGCTGTAA
- a CDS encoding TorF family putative porin: MKAKASLLLSSLVLSGAAIAQAKPEPDFTLSYNVGVVSDYRYRGISQTARRPALQGGVDWAHKSGFYLGTWASTIRWIKDTPPATRGSVELDLYGGYKGTAGAIGYDVGFLQYWYPRNNYDLVTGEKADTTEAYGALTFGPATVKYSHALTDLFGAANSDGSGYLDLSATFDVGNGFSVVPHVGWQKIKNFGTYRDYSVSLAKDFGGGLVVSGAVVGTNWEDRFGFPNTLPGSGTKDLAKKAGLVVGAKYSF; the protein is encoded by the coding sequence ATGAAAGCCAAGGCCTCCCTGCTGCTGTCCTCCCTCGTGCTGTCCGGCGCCGCCATCGCGCAGGCCAAGCCCGAGCCGGACTTCACCCTCTCGTACAACGTCGGCGTCGTGTCCGACTACCGCTACCGCGGCATCTCGCAGACGGCCCGCCGTCCCGCTCTGCAAGGCGGCGTCGACTGGGCGCACAAGAGCGGCTTCTACCTGGGCACCTGGGCGTCCACCATCCGCTGGATCAAGGACACGCCGCCCGCCACGCGCGGCTCGGTCGAACTCGACCTGTACGGCGGCTACAAGGGCACCGCCGGCGCCATCGGTTACGACGTCGGCTTCCTGCAGTACTGGTACCCGCGCAACAACTACGACCTGGTCACCGGCGAGAAGGCCGACACCACCGAGGCGTACGGCGCGCTGACGTTCGGCCCGGCCACCGTCAAGTATTCGCACGCGCTCACCGACCTGTTCGGCGCCGCCAACAGCGACGGCAGCGGCTACCTCGACCTGTCGGCCACCTTCGACGTGGGCAACGGTTTTTCCGTCGTGCCGCACGTTGGCTGGCAGAAGATCAAGAACTTCGGCACCTACCGCGACTACTCGGTCAGCCTGGCCAAGGACTTCGGCGGCGGCCTGGTCGTGAGCGGTGCCGTCGTGGGCACCAACTGGGAAGACCGCTTCGGCTTCCCCAACACGCTGCCGGGCAGCGGCACCAAGGATCTCGCCAAGAAGGCCGGCCTGGTCGTCGGCGCGAAGTACTCGTTCTGA